The following proteins are encoded in a genomic region of Herminiimonas arsenicoxydans:
- a CDS encoding Putative Na+/solute symporter (Evidence 3 : Function proposed based on presence of conserved amino acid motif, structural feature or limited homology; Product type pt : putative transporter): protein MKTKAFFRRLMRYYVLFTICFVLFLFAVAILEREGFPRAWIGYVFMFCTIVMYATIGVISRTSNMLEYYVAGRRVPAFFNGMATAADWISAASFISLAGGLYLWGFDGLAYLMGWTGGFVLVALLIAPYLRKFGQYTIPDYLAARYTGRYSDNVVRIIAVIATILVSFTYVVAQIYGVGLITSRFTGVDFSVGIFLGLASILVCSFLGGMRAVTWTQVAQYIIIIIAYMIPVVWLSVKHTNIPVPPIAYGSAIAKLSERETVLINDPKEKGVRAIFHQRAQDLDEKLQMLPESWESGRAEIQHNLEALKLGNAPLLEIKQTVRELATYPKDPEEAERRWIEDRAANRELAKPPTRHTEPFPGDTEEASDIKRNNFMALVFCLMLGTAALPHVLVRYYTTSSVKETRDSVFWTLFFIMALYITIPALAVLVKYDIYTSLVGSDFSRLPEWVSYWANIDKNHPLVSINDVNRDGIVQLAEIVMDVDIVVLATPEIAGLPYVISGLIAAGGLAAALSTADGLLLTISNALSHDVYYKTVDPTATTQKRVTVSKLLLLMVALVAAYIASLKPGDILSLVGAAFSLAGSALFPALALGVIWKRANQQGAIAGMLVGFAVCAYYMFHTHPTLGGSVAGQWFHIAPISAGVFGVPAGILTIVIVSLLTPPPDHRTEALLKHLRSP, encoded by the coding sequence ATGAAGACTAAAGCCTTCTTCCGTCGCCTGATGCGTTATTACGTGCTGTTCACGATATGCTTTGTGCTATTCCTGTTTGCCGTGGCGATTCTGGAACGCGAAGGCTTTCCGCGTGCATGGATAGGCTATGTCTTCATGTTTTGCACCATCGTGATGTACGCCACCATCGGCGTCATCAGCCGCACCTCGAACATGCTGGAATACTATGTCGCCGGCCGTCGCGTACCGGCATTTTTCAACGGCATGGCAACCGCTGCCGACTGGATTTCAGCAGCCAGCTTCATCAGTCTGGCAGGCGGCTTGTATCTGTGGGGTTTTGACGGGCTGGCTTACCTGATGGGCTGGACCGGCGGTTTCGTACTCGTTGCGCTGCTCATTGCACCCTACCTGCGCAAGTTCGGCCAGTACACCATTCCCGATTACCTCGCCGCCCGCTATACCGGACGCTACAGCGACAATGTGGTGCGCATTATCGCGGTGATTGCGACCATCCTCGTGTCCTTCACCTATGTCGTGGCGCAGATTTACGGTGTGGGTCTGATCACTTCGCGTTTTACCGGCGTCGATTTTTCCGTCGGTATTTTTCTGGGCCTTGCCAGCATCCTGGTCTGTTCCTTCCTCGGCGGCATGCGTGCCGTGACGTGGACCCAGGTTGCGCAATACATCATCATCATCATTGCCTACATGATCCCGGTGGTATGGCTGTCGGTAAAACACACGAATATCCCGGTCCCGCCTATCGCCTACGGTTCGGCCATTGCCAAGTTGAGCGAACGCGAGACAGTCCTGATCAACGACCCGAAAGAAAAAGGCGTGCGCGCCATTTTTCACCAGCGTGCGCAGGATCTGGATGAGAAGCTGCAGATGCTGCCGGAGTCGTGGGAAAGTGGCCGCGCCGAAATTCAGCACAACCTGGAAGCGCTCAAGCTCGGCAATGCACCACTGCTTGAAATCAAGCAGACCGTGCGTGAGCTGGCAACCTACCCGAAAGATCCGGAGGAAGCCGAACGGCGCTGGATAGAAGACCGCGCAGCGAATCGGGAACTGGCAAAGCCGCCGACCCGGCATACCGAGCCTTTCCCCGGCGACACTGAGGAAGCGTCGGATATCAAACGCAATAATTTCATGGCACTGGTGTTCTGCCTGATGCTGGGCACGGCGGCCTTGCCGCACGTACTGGTGCGCTACTACACGACATCGTCGGTGAAGGAAACGCGCGATTCGGTATTCTGGACGCTGTTTTTCATCATGGCGCTGTACATCACGATTCCGGCGCTGGCCGTGCTGGTCAAATACGATATTTACACCTCGCTGGTCGGCAGCGATTTTTCCAGATTGCCGGAGTGGGTTTCCTACTGGGCCAATATCGACAAGAACCATCCGCTGGTCAGCATCAACGATGTCAACCGGGACGGTATCGTGCAACTCGCGGAAATTGTAATGGACGTCGATATCGTGGTACTGGCGACGCCGGAGATCGCCGGCCTGCCGTATGTCATTTCCGGCCTGATCGCCGCCGGCGGTCTGGCGGCCGCACTGTCGACCGCCGATGGCCTGCTGCTGACTATTTCAAATGCGCTATCGCATGACGTCTATTACAAAACCGTAGACCCGACTGCCACTACGCAAAAGCGCGTGACGGTTTCCAAACTCCTGCTGCTGATGGTGGCGCTGGTAGCGGCCTACATTGCATCGCTGAAGCCGGGCGACATTCTGTCGCTGGTCGGTGCCGCATTTTCGCTGGCGGGCTCGGCACTGTTCCCGGCACTGGCGCTGGGCGTGATCTGGAAGCGTGCCAACCAGCAGGGTGCAATCGCAGGCATGCTGGTCGGTTTCGCCGTGTGTGCGTATTACATGTTTCATACCCATCCGACCCTGGGCGGCTCGGTCGCCGGCCAGTGGTTCCATATCGCGCCGATTTCGGCCGGCGTATTCGGCGTACCAGCCGGCATACTGACTATCGTCATTGTCAGTCTGCTGACGCCGCCTCCCGACCACCGAACTGAAGCCCTGCTCAAACATCTGCGTTCGCCGTGA
- a CDS encoding Conserved hypothetical protein; putative membrane protein (Evidence 4 : Homologs of previously reported genes of unknown function), with product MHIPVIVQTVGLLTLSNVFMTIAWYGHLKGLASKPWWIAALISWGIALFEYLLQVPANRIGYTQFSLAQLKIMQEAITLTVFVPFAIIFMDQPFKLDYVWAALCLVGAVYFIFRA from the coding sequence ATGCACATCCCCGTAATCGTTCAGACAGTCGGCCTGCTCACACTCTCAAATGTCTTCATGACGATCGCCTGGTACGGTCACCTGAAGGGATTGGCGTCCAAGCCGTGGTGGATCGCTGCGCTGATCAGCTGGGGCATTGCCTTGTTTGAATACCTGCTGCAGGTACCGGCCAACCGCATCGGTTATACGCAGTTCAGCCTGGCGCAACTGAAAATCATGCAGGAAGCGATTACACTCACGGTATTCGTCCCGTTCGCGATCATCTTCATGGATCAGCCGTTCAAGCTGGATTACGTATGGGCAGCGCTGTGTCTGGTCGGCGCGGTGTACTTCATTTTCCGCGCCTGA
- a CDS encoding Putative hydrolase, haloacid dehalogenase-like family (Evidence 3 : Function proposed based on presence of conserved amino acid motif, structural feature or limited homology; Product type pe : putative enzyme) encodes MKNLALFDLDHTLIPIDSDYEWGQFLARTGVVDPDAFAKRNAEFFAQYQAGTLDPAEYLEFALGTLAQFPRARLDAWHQDFMQQVVQPAMLPPAHALLKKHQDAGDLVAIVTATNRFVTAPIAQAFGVEHLIAAEPEFTENGELTGKLLGIPTSGTGKITHTKAWLAARGLALDDFQRSYFYSDSQNDIPLLSIVTDPIATNPNALLTAHAQAHGWPIINLFND; translated from the coding sequence ATGAAAAACCTGGCCTTATTTGATCTCGACCATACGCTGATCCCCATCGATTCCGATTACGAATGGGGTCAGTTTCTCGCCCGTACCGGCGTGGTAGACCCGGATGCCTTTGCCAAGCGCAATGCCGAATTTTTCGCCCAGTATCAGGCCGGCACGCTGGACCCGGCCGAGTACCTGGAATTCGCCCTCGGCACGCTGGCGCAATTTCCGCGCGCCCGGCTCGATGCATGGCACCAGGACTTCATGCAGCAGGTCGTGCAACCGGCCATGCTGCCGCCAGCACATGCTTTACTGAAGAAGCATCAGGACGCCGGCGATCTGGTCGCCATTGTCACCGCCACCAATCGCTTCGTCACGGCGCCCATTGCCCAGGCCTTCGGCGTCGAACATTTGATCGCTGCGGAACCTGAATTCACGGAAAATGGGGAATTAACCGGAAAACTGCTCGGCATTCCGACCTCCGGTACAGGTAAAATCACACATACCAAGGCTTGGCTGGCAGCGCGCGGCCTTGCACTGGATGATTTCCAGCGCAGCTATTTTTACAGCGATTCGCAAAACGATATTCCCTTGCTATCCATCGTCACCGACCCGATTGCCACCAACCCCAACGCCTTGCTGACTGCGCACGCTCAAGCGCACGGCTGGCCGATCATCAACCTATTCAATGATTAA
- the purM gene encoding Phosphoribosylformylglycinamidine cyclo-ligase (AIRS) (Phosphoribosyl-aminoimidazole synthetase) (AIR synthase) (Evidence 2a : Function of homologous gene experimentally demonstrated in an other organism; PubMedId : 3015935; Product type e : enzyme), with the protein MITDSQASHPATIVYFTASAAYHIMSSTSNISLSYRDAGVDIDAGDALVEAIKPFAKRTMREGVMGGLGGFGAMFEISKKYKEPVLVSGTDGVGTKLKLAFMLNKHDTVGIDLVAMSVNDILVQGAEPLFFLDYFACGKLDVPIATDVIKGVAKGCELAGCALIGGETAEMPSMYPDGEYDLAGFAVGAVEKSKIIDGTKIVPGDVVLGLASSGAHSNGYSLVRKIIAVAQPDLNADFHGRKLADVLLEPTRIYVKPLLALMASMEVKGMVHITGGGLVENIPRVLQPHLTAVLESSAWDMPPLFKWLQQHGGVDDAEMHRVFNCGIGMTVIVAKENAAAAMAQLQAAGETVMQIGEIRARQEGQAQTIVL; encoded by the coding sequence TTGATAACTGATAGTCAGGCTAGCCATCCGGCCACAATTGTCTATTTTACTGCCTCTGCTGCCTATCACATCATGAGTTCCACTTCCAATATTTCACTTTCCTACCGCGACGCCGGTGTTGACATCGATGCGGGGGATGCGCTGGTCGAAGCGATCAAGCCTTTTGCCAAACGCACGATGCGCGAAGGCGTGATGGGCGGCCTCGGCGGTTTCGGCGCCATGTTTGAAATCAGCAAGAAGTACAAGGAGCCGGTACTGGTATCCGGTACCGATGGCGTCGGCACCAAACTCAAACTCGCATTCATGCTGAACAAGCACGATACGGTCGGTATCGATCTGGTCGCGATGAGCGTCAACGACATTCTGGTGCAGGGCGCGGAACCGCTGTTCTTCCTCGATTATTTTGCCTGCGGCAAGCTGGATGTGCCGATTGCGACCGATGTCATCAAAGGCGTGGCCAAGGGTTGCGAACTGGCCGGTTGCGCATTGATAGGCGGTGAAACCGCTGAAATGCCGAGCATGTATCCGGACGGTGAATACGATCTGGCCGGTTTCGCAGTCGGCGCAGTGGAAAAATCGAAAATCATCGACGGCACCAAGATCGTGCCGGGCGACGTAGTGCTGGGCCTGGCCTCATCGGGTGCGCATTCCAACGGTTATTCACTGGTGCGCAAGATCATCGCAGTGGCGCAACCTGACTTGAACGCCGATTTCCACGGCCGCAAGCTGGCCGACGTATTGCTGGAGCCGACGCGTATTTACGTCAAGCCTTTGCTGGCGCTGATGGCGTCCATGGAAGTCAAGGGCATGGTGCATATCACCGGCGGCGGTCTGGTGGAAAACATTCCGCGCGTGTTGCAGCCGCATCTGACAGCCGTGCTGGAAAGCAGCGCATGGGACATGCCGCCGCTGTTCAAGTGGCTGCAGCAGCATGGTGGCGTCGACGATGCGGAAATGCATCGCGTCTTCAACTGCGGCATCGGCATGACGGTGATCGTGGCGAAGGAAAATGCAGCAGCGGCGATGGCGCAATTGCAAGCGGCTGGTGAAACCGTGATGCAGATAGGTGAAATCCGCGCACGTCAGGAAGGCCAGGCGCAAACGATCGTGTTGTAA
- a CDS encoding Conserved hypothetical protein, putative DNA replication initiation-like ATPase (Evidence 4 : Homologs of previously reported genes of unknown function) → MRQLLLDLPAEKPQTLTSFVVGANAELIHLLQRLAQGQPGGLDERFVYLWGGAGAGKTHLLRALASADTTLYIPGDAGADAFAYQPATTLYLLDDSHKLSPEAQIAAFALFNQVREQGGCLLAAGNAAPATLTVREDLRTRFGWGLIYQVHGLSDEEKIAALTHAAEARGLMLSPGVLPYLLSHFARDMRSLSAMLDALDEYSLETKRPITLPLLRELLQRENEINP, encoded by the coding sequence ATGAGGCAGTTGCTACTCGATTTACCTGCCGAAAAACCGCAAACCCTGACATCGTTTGTCGTCGGCGCCAATGCAGAGCTGATCCATCTGCTGCAGCGCCTTGCGCAAGGCCAGCCAGGCGGACTGGATGAGCGTTTCGTTTATCTGTGGGGCGGTGCCGGCGCCGGCAAAACCCATCTGCTGCGCGCATTGGCCAGCGCCGACACCACACTGTATATTCCCGGCGATGCAGGGGCGGATGCCTTTGCGTACCAGCCCGCGACGACGCTGTATCTGCTCGACGATAGTCACAAATTGTCGCCGGAAGCGCAAATCGCCGCCTTTGCGCTCTTCAATCAGGTGCGCGAACAGGGCGGCTGCCTGCTGGCTGCCGGCAACGCCGCCCCGGCCACACTGACAGTGCGGGAAGATTTGCGCACCCGCTTCGGCTGGGGCCTGATCTATCAGGTGCACGGTTTGAGCGACGAAGAAAAAATCGCCGCCCTGACGCATGCTGCCGAGGCGCGCGGCCTAATGCTATCGCCTGGCGTGTTACCCTACCTGCTCAGCCATTTTGCCCGCGATATGCGTTCCTTGTCGGCGATGCTGGATGCGCTCGACGAATACTCTCTCGAAACCAAACGACCCATTACCCTGCCCCTGTTGCGCGAACTGCTGCAACGGGAAAATGAAATCAATCCATGA
- the folK gene encoding 2-amino-4-hydroxy-6-hydroxymethyldihyropteridine pyrophosphokinase (Evidence 2b : Function of strongly homologous gene; PubMedId : 1325970; Product type e : enzyme), whose translation MTGRQIVAHIGIGSNLGQASDHVRQALLALDTLPATHVTAQSSLFRTAPIDADGDDYINAVARITTDLSAEELLQALLMLEQKSGRERPYQNAPRTLDLDLLLYGDQRIATPSLTVPHPRMTSRAFVLIPLLQIDPFIHIPGQGAAHHFVPGVAMQAIQKIS comes from the coding sequence ATGACAGGCAGGCAGATCGTCGCCCACATAGGCATAGGCTCGAATCTGGGTCAGGCATCGGACCATGTCAGGCAAGCCCTGCTGGCGCTCGACACACTGCCTGCCACGCACGTCACGGCCCAGTCCTCATTGTTCCGCACTGCGCCCATAGATGCTGACGGCGACGACTACATCAATGCCGTCGCACGCATCACCACCGATTTGTCGGCTGAAGAACTGCTGCAAGCCCTGCTGATGCTGGAGCAAAAATCCGGACGCGAACGTCCGTACCAGAATGCGCCGCGCACGCTGGATCTGGATCTTTTGCTGTACGGCGATCAACGCATCGCTACTCCCAGCTTGACGGTGCCGCATCCGCGCATGACCAGCCGCGCGTTTGTCCTGATTCCGCTGCTGCAAATCGATCCCTTCATCCACATTCCCGGCCAGGGCGCGGCACATCACTTCGTGCCCGGCGTGGCAATGCAGGCGATACAGAAAATCAGCTGA
- a CDS encoding Putative chorismate mutase (Evidence 3 : Function proposed based on presence of conserved amino acid motif, structural feature or limited homology; Product type pe : putative enzyme), with product MEDSELAALRIEIDKIDAHIVELLAQRFKITNQVGLLKAQKKLSVIDPEREARQAQRYAELANEFGMKPQVVQNLFRGIIDEVVSNHRVIAMQTAFQ from the coding sequence ATGGAAGATTCCGAACTGGCAGCATTGCGTATCGAGATCGACAAGATCGATGCGCATATCGTTGAACTGTTGGCGCAGCGCTTCAAGATTACCAATCAGGTTGGCTTGCTGAAAGCGCAGAAAAAGTTGAGTGTGATTGATCCGGAACGCGAAGCACGTCAGGCGCAACGCTATGCCGAGCTGGCAAATGAATTCGGCATGAAGCCGCAGGTGGTGCAGAATCTGTTTCGCGGCATTATCGACGAAGTCGTTAGCAATCATCGTGTGATTGCCATGCAAACGGCATTTCAGTAA
- a CDS encoding Deoxynucleoside kinase (Evidence 2b : Function of strongly homologous gene; Product type e : enzyme) — protein MDFEKYKYVVVEGAIGAGKTTLAGKLAAQFGAQTLLERPEENPFLEKFYRDAGRYALPTQMFFLFQRLNQLRDLAQPDLFDARIVSDFLLDKDPIFARLTLGDDELALYQQLYDHLRPQAPLPDLVIYLQAEPQTLIDRIKKRGIPMEAGISETYMHRLCESYSRIFYDYEAAPLLIVNTEHLNPIDNEEDFALLLTRIANMRGKREFFSRGE, from the coding sequence ATGGATTTTGAAAAATATAAATACGTCGTCGTTGAAGGTGCCATCGGTGCCGGAAAAACCACGCTGGCAGGCAAGTTGGCCGCGCAGTTCGGCGCGCAAACATTGCTGGAACGGCCGGAAGAAAATCCCTTCCTGGAAAAGTTTTATCGCGACGCCGGGCGCTATGCGCTGCCGACGCAAATGTTTTTCCTGTTCCAGCGCCTGAATCAATTGCGCGATCTGGCACAGCCCGATTTATTCGATGCCCGCATCGTGTCGGATTTCCTGCTCGACAAGGATCCGATTTTTGCCCGTCTGACACTGGGCGATGACGAGTTGGCGCTGTATCAGCAACTGTACGATCACCTGCGTCCGCAAGCGCCCTTGCCCGACCTCGTGATTTATCTGCAGGCCGAACCGCAAACACTGATCGATCGCATCAAGAAACGCGGCATACCGATGGAAGCCGGCATTTCCGAAACGTATATGCATAGGCTGTGTGAAAGTTACAGCCGCATTTTTTACGATTACGAAGCCGCACCTTTACTGATCGTGAATACCGAACATCTGAATCCTATCGATAATGAAGAGGATTTCGCACTCTTGCTGACACGCATTGCAAACATGCGCGGCAAGCGTGAATTTTTTAGTCGTGGAGAATAA
- the panB gene encoding 3-methyl-2-oxobutanoate hydroxymethyltransferase (Ketopantoate hydroxymethyltransferase) (KPHMT) (Evidence 2a : Function of homologous gene experimentally demonstrated in an other organism; PubMedId : 8096212; Product type e : enzyme) has product MTSYLQENETAGRNKAVTVPALFALRAKGEKITMLTAYDASFASLMDMCGVETLLVGDSLGMVCQGHSSTLPVTIEDIAYHTACVARGNKTALLLADMPFGSYATPESAFQNAVKLIQAGAQMVKIEGGAWVLDTVRFLVEREIPVCAHLGLTPQSVHRFGGYKVQGKTAEAAQQLKDDALALQAAGASLLILEAIPASLGKEVTDILTMPTIGIGAGPDCSGQVLVMHDFIGVFPGKKARFVKNFMEGQTSIEGAVRAYIREVKEGTFPAPEHCF; this is encoded by the coding sequence ATGACCAGCTATCTGCAGGAAAATGAAACCGCCGGACGCAATAAGGCGGTCACTGTGCCGGCATTATTCGCGCTACGCGCCAAAGGCGAAAAAATCACCATGCTGACCGCGTACGACGCCAGCTTTGCCTCGTTGATGGATATGTGCGGCGTCGAAACACTGCTGGTTGGCGATTCACTCGGCATGGTCTGTCAGGGGCACAGCTCAACCTTGCCGGTCACGATAGAAGACATCGCCTATCACACCGCCTGTGTGGCACGCGGCAACAAGACTGCGCTGCTGTTGGCCGACATGCCATTCGGCAGCTACGCCACACCCGAAAGTGCATTTCAAAACGCTGTGAAACTGATCCAGGCCGGCGCACAAATGGTCAAGATCGAAGGCGGCGCCTGGGTCCTCGACACCGTGCGCTTTTTGGTCGAACGCGAAATTCCGGTCTGCGCACATCTGGGCCTGACACCGCAATCAGTGCATCGTTTCGGCGGTTACAAGGTGCAAGGAAAAACCGCCGAAGCGGCTCAGCAACTGAAGGACGATGCGCTCGCATTGCAAGCTGCCGGTGCATCCCTGCTGATACTGGAAGCGATCCCGGCCAGCCTGGGGAAAGAAGTCACGGATATCCTGACCATGCCCACCATAGGCATAGGCGCCGGCCCGGATTGTTCCGGTCAGGTGTTGGTGATGCACGATTTCATCGGTGTCTTCCCCGGCAAGAAAGCGCGCTTCGTGAAGAACTTCATGGAAGGCCAGACCAGTATTGAAGGTGCGGTACGCGCCTATATTCGCGAGGTCAAGGAAGGCACTTTTCCGGCACCCGAACACTGCTTCTGA
- the pcnB gene encoding Poly(A) polymerase (Evidence 2b : Function of strongly homologous gene; PubMedId : 2537812; Product type e : enzyme), whose protein sequence is MIKKFIRRILGTKQKTGDHTQPVTLTAQEHRIDPKLVSANAIRVTSTLQEAGFKAFLVGGAVRDLLLGVKPKDFDIATNATPEQVKKLFRRAFIIGKRFQIVHVMFGQDLLEVTTFRGSSSDGAPKDEHGRVLRDNTFGEQHEDALRRDFTINAMYYDPATQTVLDYHGGIADIRTRTLRIIGVPEARYREDPVRLLRVVRFAAKLNFAIAPDTSAPIAVMAPLINNVPTARVFDEMLKLLMSGHALACLQQLRKEGLHHGLLPLLDVVLEQPLGEKFVRLALASTDERVKQGKPVSPGFLFASLLWHQVLEKWNAYQAAGEYPIPALHLAADDVLNTQTDKLALQRKIASDMRDIWAMQPRFDRRVGKTPYKLLEHLRLRAGYDFLLLRCASGEIDSEIGEWWTAFIAADGPGREELLAKKPATANEAPAKKRPRRRSRARKPAAGAAGTSE, encoded by the coding sequence ATGATTAAAAAGTTCATCCGTCGCATCCTCGGCACCAAACAGAAAACAGGCGATCACACGCAGCCTGTCACGCTGACTGCGCAAGAACACCGCATCGATCCAAAGCTGGTTTCGGCCAATGCAATTCGCGTTACCAGCACCTTGCAGGAAGCCGGTTTCAAGGCTTTCCTGGTCGGCGGTGCAGTGCGCGATCTGCTGCTCGGTGTCAAGCCCAAGGATTTCGATATTGCAACCAACGCCACGCCGGAACAGGTCAAGAAACTGTTCCGCCGCGCCTTCATCATCGGCAAGCGCTTCCAGATCGTGCACGTGATGTTCGGTCAGGATTTGCTGGAAGTCACCACCTTCCGCGGCTCCTCCTCCGATGGCGCGCCCAAGGATGAACACGGCCGCGTGCTGCGCGACAATACCTTCGGCGAACAGCACGAAGATGCATTGCGGCGCGACTTCACGATCAATGCGATGTATTACGATCCGGCGACACAGACGGTACTCGATTACCACGGCGGCATCGCCGACATCCGCACCAGAACGCTACGCATCATCGGCGTACCTGAAGCGCGCTATCGCGAAGATCCTGTACGTCTGTTGCGCGTCGTACGCTTCGCCGCCAAACTCAACTTTGCAATTGCACCCGATACAAGCGCACCGATCGCCGTCATGGCGCCTTTGATCAACAATGTGCCTACCGCACGCGTGTTCGATGAAATGCTCAAGCTCTTGATGAGCGGTCACGCCCTCGCCTGCCTGCAGCAATTGCGCAAGGAAGGCCTGCATCACGGCTTGTTGCCGCTGCTCGACGTCGTGCTGGAACAACCGCTGGGCGAAAAATTCGTGCGACTGGCTCTTGCCAGTACCGACGAACGCGTCAAGCAGGGCAAGCCGGTTTCGCCCGGTTTCCTGTTCGCTTCGCTGCTGTGGCATCAAGTGCTGGAAAAGTGGAACGCCTATCAGGCTGCCGGCGAATATCCGATTCCTGCCTTGCATCTTGCCGCCGACGACGTGTTGAATACGCAAACCGACAAGCTCGCATTGCAACGCAAGATCGCTTCCGACATGCGCGATATCTGGGCCATGCAACCGCGTTTCGATCGCCGTGTCGGTAAGACGCCTTACAAATTGCTGGAGCATCTGCGCCTGCGCGCCGGTTACGATTTCCTGCTGCTGCGCTGCGCCTCGGGTGAAATCGACAGTGAAATCGGCGAATGGTGGACGGCATTCATCGCCGCCGACGGCCCTGGTCGCGAAGAACTGCTCGCCAAAAAACCTGCGACGGCCAATGAAGCGCCGGCAAAAAAACGCCCGCGTCGCCGCAGTCGTGCGCGCAAACCTGCTGCCGGCGCAGCCGGAACAAGCGAATGA
- a CDS encoding Conserved hypothetical protein; putative exported protein (Evidence 4 : Homologs of previously reported genes of unknown function), whose protein sequence is MAEKTNKQQSDPARRYWQRTRRMTLWLLLAWFAVTFTAIFFARPLSAYTLLGWPISFFMAAQGSILIYVAIIAIYALRMRALDKAYLLEKSDSEHED, encoded by the coding sequence TGGCTGAAAAAACAAACAAACAGCAATCCGATCCCGCGCGCCGTTATTGGCAGCGCACACGACGCATGACGCTGTGGCTGCTGCTGGCGTGGTTCGCCGTCACCTTTACTGCGATTTTCTTTGCCCGTCCGCTATCTGCCTACACCTTGCTGGGCTGGCCGATTTCATTCTTCATGGCGGCCCAAGGCAGCATCCTGATTTATGTCGCGATCATTGCCATCTACGCGCTGCGCATGCGTGCTCTCGACAAAGCCTACCTGCTCGAAAAAAGCGACAGTGAACATGAAGACTAA